The sequence gtagtagtggggagcagtatacttacagtccgtacggctccccgggcgctccagaatgacgtcagatcgccccatgcgcatggatgacgtgatccatgcgatcacgtcatccatgcgcgagggacgccctgacgtcactctgaagcgccccgggagccgcacggacggtaagtatactgctccccactacactttaccatggcaaacaggactttagcgtcctggcagccatggtaaccattcagaaaaagctaaacgtcggatccggtaatgcgccgaaacgtcgtttagcttaaggccggatccggattaatgcctttcaataggcattaattccggatccggccttgcggcaagtgttcaggatttttggccggagcaaaaagcgcagcatgctgcggtattttctccggccaaaaaacgttccggtcctgaactgaagacatcctgatgcatcctgaacggatttctctccattcagaatgcatggggataatcctgatcaggatttttccggcatagagccccgaccacgacggaactctatgccggaagacaagaacgcaagtgtgaaagagccctaagctataagaagattgccaacaccctgaaactgagctgcagcacagtggccaagaccatacaataGTTTAACAATACAGGTTCCACTCGGAACACCCCCCGCCACGGTTGACCAAAAAAGTAGAGTGCACCTGTTCGGTGTCATATCCAGagattgtcttttcaaaatagacgtaggcatgctgccagcattgctacagaggttacaggggtggtgaGGGTCCACCTGTCAGTGGtcagaccatacgccgcacactgcatcaaattggtctgcatggctgtcgtctCAGAAGGAAGCtatttctaaagatgatgcacaagaaagtccacagtttgctgaagacaagcagactaaggacatggatttcctaaaccatgtcctgtggtctgatgagaccaagataaacttattcagttcagatggtgtcaagcatgtgtggcggcagccaggtgaggagtacaaagacaagtgtgtcctgcctacagtcaagcatagcGGTGaaagtcatggtttggggctgcacgaGTGCCGCTGACAGTGGGAAGCTacggttcattgagggaaccatgaataccaacatgtactgtgacacaactgagggtaaaggtcctggactggccaagcacgtctccagacctaaaccttattgagcatctgtggggcatcctcaaaagggaaggtggaggagcgcaaggtctctaacatccaccagctccatgatgtcatcatggaggagggggaagaggattccagtggatcCTGGAAAGctttagtgaactccatgcccaagagcgttaaggcagtgctggaaaataatggtggtcaCACAAAATATTGGCACAACGTGGCCATCTTCACTTAgggttgtactcacttttgttgccagcagtttagacattaatggctgtgtgttgaggggTCCCCCAAATTGACacagttatacaagctgtacattgtatcaaagtgtcagatcctcagggttgtcccatgaaaagatagaataaaatattaacaaaaatgtgaggggtggacttTTGTGAGACACTAACACTGCTAGAATACTGAATATTGCTGGAgattatgtaaaaaatatatagtcCTCAGACGTCTTCTCATCCAAAGCAATAGCAGAAGCTCTGCAGTTCCCCGTGTATTATTACATGAGCCTGGAACACACCGACAAGTTCAGGACAGATTTAATAGCCCGCATCTGCAGATTTATATAATAAAACAGTCGTACGTCACAATTATCACTATTACAAGGGAGGGATTTCAGTCACTTTGCTGATATTACAGTTATCAGTCCGTGTATATCGGGGTCATTGGGTTCCTTTCTGTACCATCTGGGCAAAGCGATTGGTAATGGACAGGGTTGTGTCGATGAAGCGCTCCACGCAGCTGACCAGGCAGCCCTCCGTCCTGGAGTCCAGCTTTGTGCTGGGTTTCTCCATACACTTGTCCCAGCACACGTCCATGAATTTGTGAAcctggaaaataaaaatacagatattattaATTAGCAGGACATTCTGGAAGACTTTTCCGCTGGTATCACAAGGCATTTCCTAATACCAGGAGGCTGACGAGGCCAGCGACCAGGGGGTCCAAGAAGTCAACAGAGCACTGGAGAAGATTCATTGGCTGGACGTTTGCAGAAATCTCCAAAATACTcaaaagaaaaaactgaaatgacAGCATCCTCCAGCAATGTTTCTTATTCCTCCGTGAAAGCTTTGTGAATAGGCTTGATATCAGTAGGACATGGTGGGACTCCCCACGAGCCCTGCATGGCGGCACCCCGACCGCCCACTGTGCAGGAGACAGTACGGCTTTTTGTGCTGCGCTGTTTCTGTAGCTCCCATGTACTGAGCTACTGCAACAGCGGGAGCGCTCTGCGGTTTCCTGGCCCGCTGGTGGTCGGGGCTGTGTCTTACCTCGTCTTGGTCATGGGTGGGGTGAGACAACCCCGTCACCTCTCCAGACATTTCTGTTGTAGTAACCACTTACATCCCCCATGTTATAACAATTCGGGGGCATTGATTCTTATAGCTCTATGCTGTACCATTCCCCTGTTATTTCTACTCAAATAAATtgtcagcagcttgcagtaaaggtacagatgggtgttaccagttggcggTGTGTCCCtgcagtctgacaccagcagcacctGCTACTGGTAACACCGAGCAGTACccggcaatttattcataaacggctagtaggagtaataaagTAATGGCACAgaatagagtcataagaacagatgctccagaatggttattacatggggaatgcaagtacttactaagacagacatgtcaggagaggggacgggtcctctttaaagggaacctgtcaccgggattttgggtatagagctgaggacatgggctgctagatggccgctagcacatccgcaatatccagtccccatagctctgtgtgcttttattgtgtaaaaaaaacaaaaaaaaaaaacacacaatttgaattgatacatatgcaaattaacctgagatgagtccgggacaggactcatctcacgtacaggactcatttcaggttaatttgcacatgtatcaattttatttatttttttacacaataaaagcacacagagctatggggactgggtattgcggatgtgctagcggccatctagcaacccatgtccccagctctatacacaaaatcccggtgacaggttccctttaagtcatattcttatcagtttgatcaaAATTGACCTGTAATGagggtttatgaggtcaggagattagagataaggcttcacatgagccgtcAGATGACAGGATTCAAAGAAAATAGAAAATGACAGCTTGCAAGAAGACCGATTTTAAACTCTTGCATCTCAGACACaattgaacatttttaataaagaccaactgaaaaaatgatttgtagCCCAAAAAGAAATCATAAAAAAGCCCCTGAtgctgtccatagcctttaaaggggtattcccatctgggacatggcTGGCATAGCCTAGCAATCAGATAAGTGTAGGTCTCATGTAAAGAACGGAGCCCCCCACGTGCACCCACCCTCCATTCTCCACTACAGGACTTCCGAAAACAGTGTGCGCCCGCttagaactcccatagcagtgaatggagagcaagctgcACACGCGAGTTGTGCTCTCGCCACACATCCCATTGGGGAGATAAGAGCGAGTCCCAGAAGTGAGACCCACGCCTATCTGAACGCTAAGATAAGGGCCAGAcccgttaaaggggttctctgggcttcgactaatcctcaggataggtaataaatatcagattggtgggggtctgacacccggtgcCCCActtatcagctgtatgaggagatggcacACTGCCGTCACCTTGCTCTCTCCCTGTCCGCTCTGTATGGTCTTTGCCATAGTCAGcagcggtgaacaggaagagagaaggaacATGGGCacccatctcctcatacagctgataagtgggggcactgggtgtcagacccccaccaatctgatactgattacctatcctgaggatagctcatcaatagtaaaagcccagacaatccctttaatccaCCCCTGATCATGGCGGGCACCTCATTCCCATACCACCGCGGGTAATATTTTTTATTGAAGATCCATTATTAAGTATTTCGTTTTCAGCCATGTCTGGCCAATTACGTCCATAgtgctggacagcccctttaacactcTGGTAACCCACGTGTGTGCCTGTGCTCTCACCTGAGCCGTAAACTGCGCCTTCTGCTGCTCCACGGCCAGCATCCTCTGCAGCTCCGCCGTCTCCGCAGGACTGGCGCCCACACCGGACAAGTCAAGATCTGAATCAAAGTCTGCCATGCCGACAATTACCACGACCTTCAGCTGCCGCCGACCCGAGTCCCTGCTAGTACCGACCCTTCACTGCCTGTTTCAAGCTGCGCTCTGATTGGTTGAGCCCAAAGCCCAGAACGAGGCGTGAAACGCTGCAGTGTCTCACCAAAGGCAGCGATTCTCTCTCCTGATTGGCTGCTTGTTTTATGTGGGTGGTCTTTACTGCAAAAACTTGAGTGAGCGGTGCcccgtcactttttttttttttttttacagcggtgATATAACTCTCCGTGTACCAGACTAATAAAGTTAATTCAGACATTGAATAATAAAGTTTTGTTGATACAGAACTGTTCTGTTTCACTTCCTGGTCGCAGTGTGACCTTGGTTGGGTGTCGGGCAAGATGGCGGCTTTGGTGAAAGTGGGAGCTCTGTGCAGGGCAGGCAGAGGTGAGGTCGGGTCTGGGTGCCCTGTATTGTTCTATACTCCTGGGTGTAGCTTATTATAGACGGGGCGGGTTTTTTATTTCAATGTTTTATCGCAATCTTTATTGCATATAACAATAGACAGATTTGACAACTCTTCTGGAAGCTGGACCTGGTGGTTCtagtggttgtcacccagcttttcattGGGTAGGGTTGGATGTTTCTGTGTGTGTATACACGTCTATGGCTTTACAATGGCTGCTGGCAGTTTTGTTTTTCACTGGAAAAATgctcttttaaccccttcaggaccctgccatttttcacctttctgtccaggccatttttttgcaaatctgaccagtgtcactttatgtgtttaTAActctaaaacgctttgacttatccacgccattctgagactgttttctcgtcacgtactgtacttcatgacagtggtaaaattgagtcaaaaaatgaatttttatttataaaaaaatgccaaatttcaatttctctacttttatgaacgttagaagtttagaagtaaatctttaaatttttttaaaaaattccaaaacccactttttaaggaccagttcaggtctgaagtccctttgtgaggcttatataatagaaaccacccaaaaatgaccccattttacaaactacacccctcaaggtattcaaaactgattttacaaactttgttaaccctttaggtgttccacaagaattaatggaaaatggagatacaatttaaaaatttcacttttttggcagattttccattttttccagttacaaagcaagggttaacagccaaacaaaactcaatatttatggccctgattttgtagtttacagaaacaccccatatgtggtcgtaaactgctgtacgggcacacggcagagcgcagaaggaaaggaatggcatatggtttttggaaagaagatttcagtgggataattttaagctgccatgtcacatttgaagcccccctgatgcacccctagagtagaaactccaaaaaagtgaccccattttagaaactacacccctcaaggtatacagaactgattttataaactttgttaaccctttaggtgttccataagaattgatggaaaatagagatgacatttcagactttcacttttttggcagattttccattttaataatttttttccagttgcaaaaagggttaacagccaaacaaaactcaatatttatggccctgaatctgtagtttacagaaacaccccatatgtggtcgtaaaccgctgtacaggcacacagcagggcgcagaaggaaaggaatgccatacggttttgggaaggcaggttttgctggactggtttatttacaccatgtcccatttgaagcccccctgatgcacccctagagtagaaactccaaaaaagtgaccccattttggaaactaccggATAGGGtggtagttttgttggtactagtttagggtacagatgatttttttttggcaccatttttttttttgttatttacaacattcatctgacaggttagatcatgtggtatttttatagagcaggttgttacggacgcggcaatacctaatacgtatacttttatttacttaagttttacacaatagcagcattttttaaaccaaaaaaactgattctgagccatagttttttatttttttgggtgattgtgtaggggctcatttttgcaggatgaggtgacggttagaatggtactattttggggggtataagcctttttgatcaaaaaaatggtttatttagcacagtttttattttttgacggtgttcacctgaggggttaggtcatgtgttagttttatagagccggtcgatacggacgtggcgatacctaatatgtgtacttttctttccctatttttaacaatttttgtttccctttattttggcaaaaggatatattttttttttcttgaaactttactttttttttttggaaaactttatttttataactttttttttttactttattttttgtcccactctgggacttcaacttttgggggtctgatcccctttacaatgcattccaatacttctgtattggaatgcattggctgtatgaataatactgtgtgtattactcatacagcttcctgcctgtgagatccagggggctggatctcacaggctcttcaccggaaggcagcgcgatgccttccatgccattgtgtTCCCGTCattgcagcacggggacccgatggcagctctgATAACCGTGAGGACattgcacatcaagggttaatgcatcGATGATTTCACCAATGCCGacacatgcagcaggggtccggctatcagtgacccctgccgcggatcgggcgggtgcaggatatgtatggcgctggtccttaagtcacggacatctgtgccgtacatgtacggcgcgggtcctctacgggttaaggTTGTCaccaagtttttagttttttttttaacctttgatACGTCACATAGACATATGGAAAGTTCTGATTGGTGGTTTGTCAGTGCTGAGACCCACGCTGATCTCTACAATGATGAGAGGAGCACTCAACTAACAGGCTCTATCTTCACTACAGGAGAGGAGGCAAAAtggacttaaaggctatgtacatctttggggacaatatattttttttattattgcattgtactccttttgagctaaaaatatttttttaaataagtggaattcgatctgaatttcaggaaaaatttgattcgatacgaacgcgaatttcctcgtgcttcatggtagcgaatcgCATTTTCAgttactgtacggtttttggatggagaaaataccgcagcatgctacatttttttctccggccaaaattccggaacacttgcttgAATGCCGGATTccgcattaatttccatagaaatgttataatgccagatccggtatcAAGTGTTCCAGTAAAAGGGATCTGGTTTCCAggtctgcacatgtgcagaccttttaaaaatgtgaaaaataataaataccagatccggaTGGCaccgtaaaaacggatccggtattgcaatgtatttgtcagactgatcagtcTGCAAATGACATGCATTTGCATACagttttggtgtgtgtgtgtgtgtgtgtgtgtgtgtgtgtgtgtgtgtgtgtgtgtgtgtgtgtgtgtgtgtgtgtgtgtgtgtgtgtgtgtgtgtgtgtgtgtggtcagttccagctccatctgcaacaacctgagtctagagtcgctgatgagcagctttcttcacccgcgtaGTGAAGAAAATACCagtagctagacatagagcagaacctgaaccagcagttgGTGGCATACCTGGAGTGCAccttgccagccgtcattgaagatccgctggactactgggcagccaaactggatttgtggccgcaactggtctagttcgccctggaaaagctgtcctccccggctagtagtgtggcatcagagcgggtgtttagtgcggcgggggccatagttaccccaagaagaactcacctgtccacccaaaatgtggagagactgacctttgtccagATAAATCAGgcctggatcagccaggatttccatctACCAATTCCagatgcatctgattagatcatctatggtgcctcacccaaaccttgacaaaagagactggtttcttctggctacttgcctcagctactactctgatgctgccactcgcctgatgccacacatctgatgccaagtgctccttctttcagtcaccttcgtcagcaggtactggtattgccacccaccgccccactctgtcaccgggtcactttcaggtctcctgctgccgccatctccagactctgtcatcttaccgctctatggtctcctcatgctgatgcccccTCTACACTGTCACTGTGCTGCTCTGCggcctctgtggcctcctgatgttgccgctacctccagactctgtcactgggccactctgtggacctcTCACGCTGCTtccactagagttgttgcgataccaaatttttgattcggtttcgataccatgaaaaagtattgcgatactcgataccattcgataccacgcgaaaaaaa is a genomic window of Bufo bufo chromosome 1, aBufBuf1.1, whole genome shotgun sequence containing:
- the TIMM8B gene encoding mitochondrial import inner membrane translocase subunit Tim8 B, which translates into the protein MADFDSDLDLSGVGASPAETAELQRMLAVEQQKAQFTAQVHKFMDVCWDKCMEKPSTKLDSRTEGCLVSCVERFIDTTLSITNRFAQMVQKGTQ